The Chryseolinea soli nucleotide sequence CGGACGCTGGCGAGAGAAAAATGGTTCTTGCGAAAAGAATAAAGATGCGGAACGATGCCTGACTTCAGGCTTTGCGAATGATAGTTCTTTACGACACCGATCACGGTCCGTGGCACAGCATTGTCGCCCTCCGAGAGCTTGGTCCCGATAGCCTCATCCGGCGTAGCAAAGCCCAAGGCCGCGGCGGCCTGTTCATTGATCATGACCACAGGGTTTGTCTTGGAGGTATCGTTCGCCTGAAACATGCGGCCGGCCAACAGCGGGATCTTGTAGAACCGGAAATAGCTGGTGTCTACAAATTGCAACCGGAAGGTAGCCGCGCCGTTGGCTAAACCCGGATGCTTGATGGTCCACCACCACCAGTTGCGCGTGCTCGAGGGTGACGTGAGTCCGAAGGTCACGTCCTGGATCACGGGGTGTTTCAACAGTTGCTGCCGCAGGTGTTCGCGTTTCACTTCGTCGCCGCCATCGGGCATGTCGATGGTGATTACCGATTTCGTATCAAAACCCAAATCCTGTGTGTGGAAATACTGCATTTGCTTCAAGGCGATCAGCATGCAGATCACCATCACCTGGGCAATACCAAATTGAAAGACCACCAGGGCCTGGCGCAAAGAAATGCCCCGGGCCGAAAGCGCTGCCAGCTTATTGCGCATGACGCTCATTGGCTGGAAGCCTGACAAAATCAGTGCCGGGTAAAATCCGGAGGCAAATGTTACGGCAAGTCCCGTGATCAACAAAAAAACAAACGTGTTGCCGTTCCACACCGGTGACCCAGCGATGTGCGTGTTTAAAAGATAATCCATGCGCCCCACCAACAATGTCGCCATTCCACCCGCGATCACCTCCGCCATCAACACAATGACGGCGGTCTCGACAAAGAACTGACACACCAGCGCCGCGCGACTACTCCCCAGGATCTTGCGAACGGCAATCTCGCGGCTGCGCTGCACAGATTGCACGGTGGCGAGGTTCACAAAATTGATGCAGGCAATGACCAACACAAAAAGCCCGATGTAGAAAAGTGTATCGGGTAGCCAGTGCGGCATGATGTAATTATACGTATCGTTGTCCTCATTGAAGTGCATCTCCGAAAAAGGCAGGAGTTTGAAATAGGTATACTGCCCGTTTTCTTTGTGGAGTTCAGCTTGCTTTTTTAATTGCGCCTCTACACTCGCAGGGTCCACGCCTGCTTTCAACATGACATAACCGTGATGACTGGAGTCGCCGCCGCCCCAGTTGTTTTCATCCGATTGCCACCCCGCATAAAGGGACAGGGTCTTATAGGAGGTAATAAATTGAAATTGGAATTCCGAATTGGCGGGTGCTTTTTGAATGATGCCCGTAACCGTAAGATCGTACGCATTGTCGTAGCGCACCGTTTTTCCCATGGCGCCCTCGGGAAACAACCGGCGGGCCGTTGGCTCATCCAAAACCAACTGGTAAGGCTGGGACAGGGATTTGTCCGGCGATCCAGCGATCCATTTTATGTCCAGCGTTTTCATGAATTCCGGCGTGACATAGAAGCTGTGTTCCTGTTGCAGGTTCTCATTCCTTACCTTGATCACGTTTGGATTCCAAAACAACGCCGCCGACGCACTCTCCACCCCACTGTTTTCT carries:
- a CDS encoding ABC transporter permease; the protein is MSQKIDPPRLALRFLKWFCPSQLYEGIEGDLLEAFDADVEVVGVRKARRRFARQAIRFFRPGIILRNTFASPFIQRAMLKNFIIVAWRNTLRNRTYAALNIAGLALGLATFLMMYWVVRFENSFDRQYPGAERMYQVMSYDKFNEPTSHVPGAVIKFLRENSGVESASAALFWNPNVIKVRNENLQQEHSFYVTPEFMKTLDIKWIAGSPDKSLSQPYQLVLDEPTARRLFPEGAMGKTVRYDNAYDLTVTGIIQKAPANSEFQFQFITSYKTLSLYAGWQSDENNWGGGDSSHHGYVMLKAGVDPASVEAQLKKQAELHKENGQYTYFKLLPFSEMHFNEDNDTYNYIMPHWLPDTLFYIGLFVLVIACINFVNLATVQSVQRSREIAVRKILGSSRAALVCQFFVETAVIVLMAEVIAGGMATLLVGRMDYLLNTHIAGSPVWNGNTFVFLLITGLAVTFASGFYPALILSGFQPMSVMRNKLAALSARGISLRQALVVFQFGIAQVMVICMLIALKQMQYFHTQDLGFDTKSVITIDMPDGGDEVKREHLRQQLLKHPVIQDVTFGLTSPSSTRNWWWWTIKHPGLANGAATFRLQFVDTSYFRFYKIPLLAGRMFQANDTSKTNPVVMINEQAAAALGFATPDEAIGTKLSEGDNAVPRTVIGVVKNYHSQSLKSGIVPHLYSFRKNHFSLASVRIDPSAAQEAIALIGKYWTQEFPDNYFQYTFLDTELRTFYDDENKFSHMLTAFAGVGIFIGCLGLYGLVSFVCTRRTKEIGIRKVLGASVSSILLLLSGNFLVLVTVAFGVAAPIAWYIMQLFLERYTNHIEIPWIVFAIAGGITLMMTLMPVGWQSLRASRANPSDSLKYE